The DNA segment CCCGCGCAAAATCTCCTCGGCCAACGGGTCTTCGAGATAACGCTCGACCGCCCGCCGCATGGGCCGCGCGCCGTATTGCGGATCGTAACCTTTCTCCACCAGGAAATTTTTGGCCGGGTCGTCCAATTCGATTTTCAGGTTCTTCCCTTTCAATCGCTTCGCCACCTTGCTGATTTCCAGCTCGAGAATTTGAATCAAGTCCGGACGCGTCAACGTGCGGAACACAATCACATCGTCCAAACGATTCAGGAACTCCGGTCGGAAAACCTTCTTGGATTCGTCCAGAATGCGTTCCCGCATCTTTTCGTACGTGAACTCATCGGAAACCGGTGAGAAGCCCAGCGTTGCCCCGCGCTTGATCGTGTCCGAACCGACGTTCGACGTCATGAGAATGATCGTATTGCGGAAATTGACAATGCGCCCCAGGCTGTCGGTCAGTTTCCCTTCCTCCAAAATCTGCAACAGCATGTTCCACACATCCGGGTGCGCTTTTTCAATTTCATCAAACAACACCACAGAGTACGGTTTGCGCCGCACTTGTTCGGTTAACTGACCGCCTTCCTCATATCCAACATAACCCGGAGGCGAACCAACCAGTCGCGACACGTTGAACTTCTCCATGTATTCACTCATGTCGAGTTGAATGAGGGATTTGCCGTCGCCAAACATCTGTTCGGCCAACGTGCGCGCAAGCAATGTTTTCCCCACGCCGGTCGGTCCCAGCAACAGGAACGTGCCAATGGGTCGGCGCGGGTCCTTCAAATCGGCCCGTGAACGGCGGAGCGCTTTGCAAATCGCCGAAACGCCTTCCCGCTGACCGATCACCACCTTCTCCATCTCGTCTTCCACAGCCAGCAGCCGCGCCATTTCATCCTGGCCCATGCGTTTCAACGGAATGCCAGTCCACTTGGAAACCACCGTCAAGATGTCTTCCTCATCCACGACCACCCGTTTCTCTTCCCGCGCCGTGCGCCAGTCGGTCAAAATTTTTTCGAGCTTTTCCTTGGCCTGCTTTTCCTGGTCCCGCACCTTGGCCGCGCCTTCAAAATCCTGATTCTTGATCGCCTTTTCTTTTTGGTTCTTGAGGGCTTCGATCTCGGTTTCGATATGTTTCACCTCGGGCGGACGCGTCATGGTGCTGATGCGCGCGCGCGAGCCGGCCTCGTCGAGAACGTCAATGGCCTTGTCCGGCAAAAAGCGATCAGTGATGTAACGGTCGGAAAGTTTGACCGCCGCGGTCACTGCGTCCTCCGTGAATTCGGCTTTGTGATGGTCTTCGTACTTCGGCTTCAGACCTTTCAGAATTTCGACCGCGTCCTCCACCGAGGGCGCTTCCACTTTGACCGATTGGAAGCGTCGTTCCAACGCCGCATCCTTCTCGATGTACTTGCGATACTCGTTCAACGTCGTGGCTCCGACGCATTGCAGCTCGCCACGGCTCAAGGCCGGTTTGATGATGTTCGAGGCATCCATCGTGCCTTCCGCCGAGCCGGCGCCCACGATTGTGTGCAATTCGTCAATGAACAGAATGATGTTTTTGGCGCGACGAATTTCGTCCATGACCGCCTTGATGCGCTCCTCGAACTGGCCGCGATATTTTGTGCCGGCGACCATTAACGCGAGGTCCAGCGTCACCACCCGTTTATCCCGTAAAATTTCCGGCACGTTACCCCGCGCAATTTCCTGCGCCAATCCTTCCACGATGGCGGTCTTGCCCACGCCAGCTTCTCCCAATAAAACCGGATTGTTCTTGGTGCGGCGGCAAAGAATCTGGATCACGCGCTCAATTTCGTCCTTTCGGCCGATGACCGGATCCATGTCGCCCTTGCGGGCGATTTCCGTCAAATCGCGCCCGAACGCCTTGAGCGCGGGCGTCTTGACTTCGCCCTTCTTTTCCGGAGCGCCGCCCGTGGTCAGCGCAGATTTTTCCGATTCCTCGCCGAGACCGGATTCATCCTGGCCGGTGAAATTCGGATCCAACTCCTTCAAAATCTCCTGGCGGGTTTGTTCAATATCCACCTCGAGATTCTTGAGCACACGAGCCGCGACGCCATCACCCTCGCGCAATAATCCGAGTAAAATATGTTCCGTGCCGACGTAGGTATGGTTCAGCGCCTTGGCTTCCTTTGAGGCCAGAGCCAGCACTTTTTTTACGCGAGGTGTATAGGGAATGTTCCCGATCATTTTTTGATCCGGTCCGGTCCCCACCTGTTTCTCGACCTCCATGCGCACCGTATCCAGATCAAGTCCCATCTTCTCCAGTACGTTGACCGCCACGCCCTGCCCCAACTTGATCAAGCCCAGCAACAGGTGTTCCGTGCCGACAAAGTTATGGTTGAACCGATCCGCCTCTTTGCGGGCGAGGGCCAAGACCTGTTGCGCGCGCGGGGTGAAATTGTTCATGGCTTCTTCGCTCATAGGTGCTCCAAGTTGTTATGCTTTCTCGTTCTTGTCCAATCCCGCGCCGTTTGCCCCGCCTGACTTGATGACCGGCCGATTCACGGGTTTCAATTGCTCGCGCAGCATGTCCGCTCGAAGCAGGTCACGTGCCTCGGCAGAAAGCTTGTCCGCATGGGACTTTTGCAAATGGGCGGGTTGCGTCAAAATGAACAACTCATCCACGATCAAGCCGGCACTGCTTGGAAACAATCGCAACTCCACGCCCAACCGCATCAGCGACAGCAGATTCATGGTTTCTTTTGAGGAAATACTGTGCGCATTGGCCAGAATGCCATAGGCGCGACCGATGTGGTTATAGACCATCTTGGCCTTCCGCTCGAGCAATGTTGCCCGCGCGTTTTCCTCGTGCTCGATAATCTGCGCCAACACTTTTTCCAACCGTTCGACAATGTCCGTTTCCGACTCGCCCAGCGTCATCTGATTGGAAACCTGAAAAATATTGCCCAGCGCCTCCGTGCCTTCACCGTACAATCCGCGGACGGCCAGACCCAATTTGTTCACCGAGGTAATGATCGGATTGATCTGCTCGGCGAGCACCAATCCCGGCAGATGCAACATTGCGCTGACGCGGATTCCCGTGCCCAGATTGGTTGGACAGGCGGTGAGATAACCCAGTTGGTTGCTGAACGCGTAATCCAGCTTCTCTTCCAGTTCAGAATCCAATCGGTCCACCAACTGCCACGCCTGCCGGATTTGCAAGCCCGGATGCAGCGCCTGAATCCGGAGATGATCCTCTTCGTTGATCATGACCGCCAGGGTTTCGCCAACATTGATCACCAACCCGCTCCCGGCGCTCTTGGCGGCGTGTTCGCGACTGACCAGATGCCGCTCCACCAGAATCTGCTTATCCAGCGGCGCGAGGTTGTCCATGGTTTCGGAAAACGCGCCCTTCATCTCGGGGAGACTTTCAATCGCCGGCCGGATGATTTCCAACACGCGCATCCGCTCGGGCTTTTTGGCCCAACCCGGGAACGCCCCGTCCCGAATGTTCCGCGCCAGCCGCACGCGACTCGACAACACAATCCGGTCGTGCGGCCCTTTGCGGTGGACGCTTTTCGAGGCTGGCTCTAAAAACTCGTCGAGGTTCATCGGTTCATTTCACGGTGGCGGCGGGCAACGGCCCTTTCAATCGCTTGATCTCATCACGCAACTGCGCGGCCTGCTCGAAGTTTTCGGCTTCCACCGCTTTTTCGAGTTTCTTTTGCAAGGAGGCCAGTTGCAGTTCGAAATTGCGTTGCGCGCGCAACCGTTCCGGCACCTTCCCTTTGTGCTGCGTGCGTTTTTGCGTGGACTTGATCAACATTTCCAAGCCTTCCGCAAACGTCTGATAACATTCCGGACACCCCAGGCGACCGCTCTTCTTGAAATCCGCCTGCGTGAAGCCGCACTTGGGGCACTTCAGTGTCGCGCCACCCGCCGCCTGCTCCAACTCTTGCGACGCGCCCAAGCCCAACAACAAATCCGCCAGTGAAAACCCCGAGGGATCATTGACGCCCTTTTCCTTGGCGCACTCTTCGCACAAGTCAATCTTGTGCATTTTATCCCCGGTAATTTGGGTTAAATGCACCGTCGCGGTTTTCTCTTTGCAGATGTGACACAGCATAACGATCAACCTCTGATTCTATATTGGCTCGCCGGTGGAATTCGTCAAGTTGCGGTAACTGGCCACCAACTTCCGGGTCCAGCGCCCCGGTTTGCCGTTTCCAATCACCCGTCCGTCAATCTTGACCACGGGCATGATTTCCGCCCCGGAACCGGTCAGAAAACATTCATCGGCATTAAACAAATCGTACCGCGTGAGATTGGGTTCACCCACTTGCATGCCGGCCGCGGCGGCCAGATCCATCACCGTCTTGCGGGTGATGCCGTACAACGCGCCCGCCGCGAGCGGCGGCGTCAATAACGCGCCGGCCTTCACGATGAACAAGTTGTCCGCCGTGCCTTCCGCGACGTAACCCTCCGCATTCAACATCACCGCCTCTTCCACGCCCGCGTTATTCGCCTCGATCTTGGCGAGGATATTGTTCAAGTAATTCAGCGACTTGATGGCGGGATTCAACGCGCTGTGCAGATTGCGCGTGGTTGGCACCGTGACGATGTCCATGCCCTTGGCGTACAACTCCGGTGGGTACACCTGAATTTTTCCGGCGATGATGATCACCACTGGCCGTTTGCACTTTCGCGGATTCAACCCCAGCGTGCCGACGCCCCGGGTCACCACTAACCGAATGTAGCCATCGCGCACTTTGTTTTTGCGGCAGGCCGCCAGCGTCGCCTGCATCAATTCCGCGTGGGACATCGGAATGTCCAGCAGAATTGCCTTCGCCGAGTAGAACAGCCGGTCAATGTGCTCCTTCAACTTGAAGACGCGTCCGTTGTAGGCCCGGATGCCCTCAAAAATTCCGTCGCCATAAAGCAGTCCGTGATCGAACACCGATACGGTTGCCTTGTGTTCGTCATAGTATTTTCCATCAATAAAAACTTTCATCTTTATGTCTTGCACACTAGAAAAAAGCTCCCGGCAGCGCAATCGAACAATCTTGCGCGCCAGATGCGCCGCGACGCGGGCGGATTTGGTTTTTTCTTCCTAATCCCGGGCGAACGCCTAAAATCTCCATCCGCAACGGCCTTGCGGCCAGTGGTTGCGGTCATCCCCGCGAAAAATTATGAGCCATCCTGTAGTAAGCATTTTAATGGGCAGCGATTCCGACTGGCCCATCATGAAAGCCTCCGCCGAAGCACTGAAAGAATTCGGATTGGAAGCGGAAGCCAAAGTCATCTCCGCCCATCGCGATCCGCATGGCTTGGAAGCATACGTCCAGCAAGCTCCGGCTCGCGGACTGCGCGTGTTCATCTGTGGCGCCGGCGGCGCGGCGCATCTCGCCGGAGTCACGGCCGCGTTCACCACCCTGCCCGTCATCGGCGTGCCGATTCTCGGTAAATCCACGGAGGGATTGGACGCCCTGCTCTCCATGGTCCAGATGCCGCCCGGAGTCCCCGTCGCCACCGTCGCCATCAACGGCGCGCGCAACGCTGGAGTCCTCGCCGCCCAAATCCTGGCCGTCGCGGATCCGCGGTTGCAGCAGGAATTACAACAATTCAAAGTGCGCTTGATGGAAGCCTCGCGCGCGAAAAATAAAAACCTCACCCCTTAATTCCGCTGATGGAAAAACTCCTCGCCGGCGTCCGCAAATTTCACATTCAGGAACAGCGCCAATACACCCAGCTCTTCCGCCGACTTTCGCGCGACGGACAGGACCCGCACACGCTGTTCATCACCTGCTCGGATTCCCGCGTCATCGCCGAATTGATCACCCAAAGTCAACCGGGCGATCTCTTTGTGGTAAAAAACATTGGTAACATTGTGCCTCCGGCTGATGTCACCGGCAGCACCAACTCCACTGCCGCCGCCATTGAATTCGCCGTTGCTTTGCTGAACGTCCAGGACGTCGTCGTCTGCGGTCATTCCCAATGCGGCGCCATTGCCGCCCTGCTCCACGGGCTGCCGCCCGAAACTCCCGAACACTCGAACCTGCACGAATGGCTCGCGCTCGCCGCGCCAGTGCATACCGCGCTGCAAACCCGCTATTCACCCTTGCAAAGCCAGGCCGAACGCGCCGTCGCCGCCACTGAGGAAAACGTCTTGCTCGCGCTCAAAAATCTCCGCACGTATCCCTGCGTGCAAAAGCGTTTGCATGAAGGCTCCTTGCGCTTGCACGGTTGGATTTTCCAGATCGCCACCGCCGCGGTACACGCTTACGACCCGGCCCGGGACCAATTCCTGCCCCTGACACCTGAGCCAGCCTCTCCTCCAACCGATCATTGAGATAACGTGGATGGTTCACAGTCGTGGCTTCAACAAAGGCAAGCCAGTCCGAAATCGAAACCAAGCCGAGCAGCAAATTCGCCGGCATGAAGCGATACCGGTCGTCAATTTGATACCACCGCTAGGCTTGAAACTGAGAGGCCCGCCGCCGCGCGACGCCGGCTACACCTGCTTAAAACGCGCTAAATCCTGCGCTTTGCATGTCTTCACGATTCTACTAATGTGAATCCATTAGTGCAAAATAACGGAAATACA comes from the Verrucomicrobiia bacterium genome and includes:
- a CDS encoding ATP-dependent Clp protease ATP-binding subunit, with amino-acid sequence MSEEAMNNFTPRAQQVLALARKEADRFNHNFVGTEHLLLGLIKLGQGVAVNVLEKMGLDLDTVRMEVEKQVGTGPDQKMIGNIPYTPRVKKVLALASKEAKALNHTYVGTEHILLGLLREGDGVAARVLKNLEVDIEQTRQEILKELDPNFTGQDESGLGEESEKSALTTGGAPEKKGEVKTPALKAFGRDLTEIARKGDMDPVIGRKDEIERVIQILCRRTKNNPVLLGEAGVGKTAIVEGLAQEIARGNVPEILRDKRVVTLDLALMVAGTKYRGQFEERIKAVMDEIRRAKNIILFIDELHTIVGAGSAEGTMDASNIIKPALSRGELQCVGATTLNEYRKYIEKDAALERRFQSVKVEAPSVEDAVEILKGLKPKYEDHHKAEFTEDAVTAAVKLSDRYITDRFLPDKAIDVLDEAGSRARISTMTRPPEVKHIETEIEALKNQKEKAIKNQDFEGAAKVRDQEKQAKEKLEKILTDWRTAREEKRVVVDEEDILTVVSKWTGIPLKRMGQDEMARLLAVEDEMEKVVIGQREGVSAICKALRRSRADLKDPRRPIGTFLLLGPTGVGKTLLARTLAEQMFGDGKSLIQLDMSEYMEKFNVSRLVGSPPGYVGYEEGGQLTEQVRRKPYSVVLFDEIEKAHPDVWNMLLQILEEGKLTDSLGRIVNFRNTIILMTSNVGSDTIKRGATLGFSPVSDEFTYEKMRERILDESKKVFRPEFLNRLDDVIVFRTLTRPDLIQILELEISKVAKRLKGKNLKIELDDPAKNFLVEKGYDPQYGARPMRRAVERYLEDPLAEEILRGHLHEGDPIQVSSDKEKLTFNQSAPTAGALSS
- a CDS encoding protein arginine kinase, yielding MNLDEFLEPASKSVHRKGPHDRIVLSSRVRLARNIRDGAFPGWAKKPERMRVLEIIRPAIESLPEMKGAFSETMDNLAPLDKQILVERHLVSREHAAKSAGSGLVINVGETLAVMINEEDHLRIQALHPGLQIRQAWQLVDRLDSELEEKLDYAFSNQLGYLTACPTNLGTGIRVSAMLHLPGLVLAEQINPIITSVNKLGLAVRGLYGEGTEALGNIFQVSNQMTLGESETDIVERLEKVLAQIIEHEENARATLLERKAKMVYNHIGRAYGILANAHSISSKETMNLLSLMRLGVELRLFPSSAGLIVDELFILTQPAHLQKSHADKLSAEARDLLRADMLREQLKPVNRPVIKSGGANGAGLDKNEKA
- a CDS encoding UvrB/UvrC motif-containing protein, with product MLCHICKEKTATVHLTQITGDKMHKIDLCEECAKEKGVNDPSGFSLADLLLGLGASQELEQAAGGATLKCPKCGFTQADFKKSGRLGCPECYQTFAEGLEMLIKSTQKRTQHKGKVPERLRAQRNFELQLASLQKKLEKAVEAENFEQAAQLRDEIKRLKGPLPAATVK
- the ilvE gene encoding branched-chain-amino-acid transaminase, whose translation is MKVFIDGKYYDEHKATVSVFDHGLLYGDGIFEGIRAYNGRVFKLKEHIDRLFYSAKAILLDIPMSHAELMQATLAACRKNKVRDGYIRLVVTRGVGTLGLNPRKCKRPVVIIIAGKIQVYPPELYAKGMDIVTVPTTRNLHSALNPAIKSLNYLNNILAKIEANNAGVEEAVMLNAEGYVAEGTADNLFIVKAGALLTPPLAAGALYGITRKTVMDLAAAAGMQVGEPNLTRYDLFNADECFLTGSGAEIMPVVKIDGRVIGNGKPGRWTRKLVASYRNLTNSTGEPI
- the purE gene encoding 5-(carboxyamino)imidazole ribonucleotide mutase — its product is MSHPVVSILMGSDSDWPIMKASAEALKEFGLEAEAKVISAHRDPHGLEAYVQQAPARGLRVFICGAGGAAHLAGVTAAFTTLPVIGVPILGKSTEGLDALLSMVQMPPGVPVATVAINGARNAGVLAAQILAVADPRLQQELQQFKVRLMEASRAKNKNLTP
- a CDS encoding carbonic anhydrase, producing MEKLLAGVRKFHIQEQRQYTQLFRRLSRDGQDPHTLFITCSDSRVIAELITQSQPGDLFVVKNIGNIVPPADVTGSTNSTAAAIEFAVALLNVQDVVVCGHSQCGAIAALLHGLPPETPEHSNLHEWLALAAPVHTALQTRYSPLQSQAERAVAATEENVLLALKNLRTYPCVQKRLHEGSLRLHGWIFQIATAAVHAYDPARDQFLPLTPEPASPPTDH